The DNA window tacaaaaacatcatcattttgcgtagagatatatttcaaaacaagtGATTCATACACAAATGTGCCTTATCAAACTAAACCATAGTTGGGCTGGCAGggatgtccactaccacatacataagattcCCGCTTATACTTTACTTGGTGGATTGATCCCTAGacatactttaccgctttccaatcctgatcaaaACCCAGTCATACTTTACCGAGGTGGAGAGGTCCCCCAGACATGTTCTCCAGCTTCCAAACATGTTCATAaatggtcacaagacatttagcatacctcaaaaataaaacattttctttttgcacgtcgaacgCACTTAAAAATCTCGAGGGCTTCGTTGGAACGCTCTGAACATGCTGATCTAACCACAACAGCAAAGATTCAGAAGATCCCAACGAAGCATGCAACCAAAACTTGAGAAAACGTGAAGAACATGCACAAATTTTCACAACTTGAGcggttttacgataaaaatcgtATCTCTCTCATTTCTTATCAGAAATTTTAGAATTTGCTATCAAATCAAAGATAACAAAGAGTAATACAAATCGTATGTTGAAAcaatttccagaaaaccaactTATAAGTCgaagaattaaaaataacaGAAGGTGACAGGTTTTGTGACACACAAATTTAACAGCTTgtgcgattttatgataaatCATATCTACCtcgtttcttatcagaaaattacaaatttgCTATCCAATCGAAGATAACACAAAGTACTACAAATAATATGTTGAAAACATTTCCATAAAACCGAATATAAGTcccataattcaaaataacagagAGTGACGGGTTTTGTGACATAGAAATTTCACAGATTGTGGGATTTTACGATAAATATCATATATCTCTCGTTTTTTATTAGAAAATTACGAACTTGCTGTCAACTCGAAGATAACACAGAGtactacaaatcatatgttgaaaacatttccagaaaaGCAAACTATAAGTCGcagaattcaaaataacagaggGTGATATTTTTTGTGATAGTGAAATTTCACAGCTTGAGCGTCCCACGAAAattatcataactcactcgtttcttgtccaaaaattatgattttactATAAAATCGAAGGTATTAAAAATcactacgttttatatgttgaaagtttttcaaaaagtCCACCGAAAATTCACAGTAATCAAAATGACATCAAACTCgatttttgagatctaaaaagCGTTTCAAAATCAATCCAACCATGTTTTGCTTAAACTTTGCATATCACACATGAATATTTGCACACATTAGACATCAAAACAAAtattatgacaagatcgatgcaaaagcgaaagaatatacatgcatTTGATCTTTAAAACTCACGATACGACGGATAACGATTTGAGGGAATGCGAGACTCGATCCATGACGACTTGCGGCACGATTTTTGCTCCAAAAATCATCATAAATCTTCAGGAATTATGCAAGGGAGAGATGACTGCTGGAATAACCTAAAAACCCTAGGTTTTCCCCTCCAAAAAGAGTGAATGCAAGGTGTGTGAATTGTGTGTGATGATGGTGTGCGCAAAAAGCGTGCaagtgtgtgagtgtgtgtaacatGTGTATGATGAATTAGGGGAAATGttttgcttaattaattaattaacatgctaattaacATGCTAAGACAATGCTAACATTACTAAAATCccctaattaaaaaaaataaaacacacatgtgaaaaactttaaaagtttaaaatcttaaaatcacataataaactaaattaggctttaaaaatacttaaaatttcataattctcttaaaataccaaattttatgacttgaaataaaataccacatttctCGCCTAAATCGTCGCGGGTCTCTTTTTTCGATCTCGTATCGAATATTTGCctgaacataaaactcaagaaaatattttaacgtgcgtcaactaaacatataataatttaaagtCATGCACAACAATCAATCATGCCttgctaaaatcattttaaaattaaataaataatttatcaatttaaataaatgcaaggGTTTATGTGTACTGATTTTTGGGCTCTAcaccacgtcttgatgatgagtgtgagagccaaaacatgcctaggacaTATTAGAGCCAATGATAATTGATCAAGGACTCAATGCAAAGCTGCTGGTGGAAAAAGAAGTTGGTTACGAGGTACCAAGAAACGAAGACGGTTCGTTTAGTCGTGAAACTGTTGCGAGCTCAATGAGACTAGTTGTGGTGGCACCAGAGGGGGAGAAGTTAAGGTCCAAAGCAGCAGAAATGAGAAGGATTTTCAACAATCAGGAGAGCGAGGAACACTATATAAACAAGTTTATAGAGCATTTCGAAAGATATAGGAATTTACGAGGGAAGAACTAGCTAGCAAGAGTAAAATTGACAACAAATCAAGCAATTTCATAGCTCGTAGAAAAAATTGATTAGTGCTTGCAGTATGATCAAGGAACAGTTTTATGCAGTGTTTCCCTCAGTTGAAACTTAAGATTGATCattgatcagttagaaatttctTAACAAAATCATGTCTGTACACATttataaacatgataaacaaTATATGGAAGCAGATCGAGCATTACCTCCGACCATCGaatgatatgtatatgttttcTGATTTCCTCCAATTTAAGTCTTCTAAGAACTCCAACTTTCTCCATAGATGATGTATTTTGTTCTTATGAGGTGTATGCTTAGGGACATCAATCACCACTATTTATAGACATTTATCATATCATCGATAATTTTATCGGAAGCTCGAGAATCAAAAAAAGGCATATGCACGTATCAATTTTCTAAAGTTAAGGCGGCTGGTATCGTTTGTCAAAAATGTAGACTATGGTCATCGCCATTTCCTACATATCTTTCATTCTTTTGATAGATATGGATCATTTTTTTTACATTCTCCCACTTAACCCATATATCTCTTTTACCATAtgagaaaataaaatacatgaatCATGGTGATATGTCCTCTAAGGCCAGTATTATCTTCCATGTATTACAATGCATTATGTATCTCAAATCTGTATAACTGAATGAATAAACCATATGTTTATTCGAGgtccaaatttttttatatttctcaaatcaatGAATGCGTgcacaaaaaatattaaaaaagatCACATTATAGTTTCATTAAATTTGTTCTTACAACAAAATTACATAAGGAACCAAGTCTCATTCTTTCTGTATGATCCTTAAATTTCAATGGTGGTATGCATTTAGTCAAAAGATCTGCAATTATTAATTTAGTGCTAATATGTTCGACAATTAATTTCTTATCTTTAACACGTTCTCATATGACTAAATACTTAATGTCGATGTGCTTGCTTCGACTACTAATTTTGTTATATTTAGCTATAAAAACAGCAGCTGAATTGtcacaatatatttttaatggCCTAGATATAGAATCTATAATTCTAAGCCTCGAAATGAAACTCTTCTATCATATATCATGTGACGCCTCAAAACAAGCTACGAACTCAGCTTCCATAGTGGAAGTAGCAGTCCATGTTTGATTTGTACTTTTCTAAGATACAACTCCACCAGCTAGTATAAAAATATATCCTGAAGTGGATTTTCGTGAATCAATGCAGCCAGCGTAGTCTGAATCAGAGTAGCCAATTACTTCCAAATTCTCAGTTCGTCTGAATATAAGCATATAATCTTTTGTCACTTGAAGGTACGTCATCACTTTCTTTGCAGCTTTCCAGTGGTCTAAAACTATATTACTCTGATATCTTCTCAACATCCCAACAACAAATGCAATGTCAGGTCTAGTGCAAACCTGACCATACATCAATCTTCCAGTAGCAGAAGCATAAAGAATGTTTTTCATTTGTTCCCACTCTAGATCATTCTTTGGGAATTGACTTAAATTGAACTTATCTCTTTTTATAATGGGAGCTATAATTGGTGAACAATCTTACATCCAATATATCTCTAAAACTTTCTTGATATAGATTTCTTGAGACAAACCTAGAATGCCTCGACTTCTGTCTCTATGTATCTTAattccaatgacataagatgcatcACCTATATCCTTTATATCAAAGTTTTTAGAGATGAATTGTTTCGCCTCATATAAAAAATCCTTAAAATTGGTTGCAAGtaatatatcatccacatatagaaTAAATAAACAAATCTTACTCTTACTAACCTTTTGGTATTAACATTGATCCATGGGGTTCTCTACGAATCCGAATGAAGAAATaacatcatgaaattttaaataccATTGACGGGAAACTTGTTTCCATTCATATATAGATTTTTTAAGCTTACATACCAAGTGCTCACCATTACTAGAAAAGAATCATTGAAGttgtttcataaaaatcatgtagTGGAAGaggtttttaatttaaataactaattagattttaaaaaaaattacttgatAAACTAatttaaacaattaattaatttaaataactaattagatttatttaaaaatttacttGATAAACTAATTTAAACAATTATTGTCtggcattaaaaaaaatataagataTATATGTGGCGTGTCAGGGCGATCCAATCGATACTAAGAAAATTACCAGTTGACTTATGATTTAACAACCTTTTTGAAGACAAACTTGAAACCCATCTAATTCCTGCCAATAATTTTTCTCCTTTGATTTGACTAGTCGTTTGAAATTTGGCAGTGTGTAATGTATATATGGTGAGATTTATGTGTGATTAAGCTAAATGATGTACCGAAATAAAAGTGTTAAAAAAAAGTAGCAGTAGACTATTGGAgagcaaaaataataataataactatatctccttaaaattttgatataaattATAACTATATTATATCAACATTTATTACActtgtttatatatttttgatTGGTACTGCAGTCGTTCTTTGGTCATAACAGATCGTGTCCTTCAAGTCGCACTATATCTcgttaaaattttgatataaattATAACTATATTATAACAAcattttttacatttttttgtatattcaaatatcatatattagtattaGATATGAAATAGTTGATACTGactatatcatatattattagtactaaattttaaatattttgtatcgATTTTCATCCGAAAAAAGACTTAGgtcattaatatcaatatttattACACATTTTTGGTtgctcaaaaatcatatattagtatcaaatctgaaatatcttGTACTCGAATATTATAAAttagtattatatttttaattttttgtaccGATTTTTATATGAGAAAAGATATGCTGTTAATAACAGTACTTGTTATAAATATTGGAGTATTCAAAGATAATATATTAATGTCAGATCTGAAATTATTTTTagtcaaatatcatatattattaccatattttcaatgttttgtatTGAATTGAATCAAAAAACAATTGGGAGTCCAAGAagtgaataattttttttctctcaatCAGAGACCGTAGAAAACACTTTATTATGATAAAAACTAAACACAAATACAACTCTATGTTAGATATTATTGACCATTTACTAAAAAATAATCGAATCAACCAGCTAGATCACGTCTTATTCCTTATGGgtattttggcaaaaacttgtgagagacggtctcacgggtcgtattttgtgaagcagatatcttatttgggtcatgaaacagtattattttttatgctaagattattatcttttattgtgaatatcggtagagttgacccgtctaacagataaaaattcgtaagaccgtctcacaatagaccTTGTAatgcccaatttttttttaaaaaaatattgttcaCGAGGTAACTATTCAAGCACTGCGGCGCTATGATAGTGGCGCCTAGGTGCTAAAGGGTCGAGAATTTGGTGCTGAGACGCTAGAAAATGGCGCTACGGCGCTATAGACGCGAAAATCGACTATGTAAGCTCATCTTCACCTCCTCCAATCATTTTTCTCCTTCTTCTCCATCGAAAACCTTCCTATCCTTCCATTTCTACATTTCTTCTTCAATCTAAGGGAGATTTTCtcaagaaaattttgaaatgaaggTTGTTTTGTGATCCTCTCATAACGGGCTTcacaaggatgtaagtattttcCATTTTTATTGAAGTTTGGAAATGTGTTGaagtttagaattgatatttaAGTTTATATTCGAGATATTAAAATGTTGAAGATGTTGAATTTGAgttggtttgaatttaaaaGGGATATGAGCATGGTTTCTTGTTCTATGCACAACAAGATTTACACCTTCTGTATTTCGTGTATATGGGACATTTGTTTTTGGATTTTGGAGTTAGGGTCTTCATCAAACTTGTATATCATTGCGTTAGCTTCAATTTGGTTTGTGAATCACTCAATTCCAGGAAGTATTAAAAGAGATACGTGATTTTTACTAAAACAGGTCCTGGAACTCCGAGTTAGTATAGATTTGTGTACATGCCTTCTGTTATTCGAATTCTGGGATTTATTGGCTGAGATTCTGGATTTTCGGTTCCAATCAAAGTTATAGAACATTGTCTTATCTTCGAAATAATACCAAATTGGCTTGATTCCATTGGATATTGAGGACGTTATGCTCCAAAAACTAAAATGTTCCAGAAATACATTGACGCAAAATTAGTGGGAATTATGTTGTATGTTTCAGATTGTGAACGACTAGGTAAATAACTTTATTTGACAAAATTTTGTGAAGAATAATTTTTGGGCTTTGCGTTTTCTTGCATATCCAATTTTCGGATCTTGATTTGAAGccgtattgaattaattatgaattttgtatAGAAACTGGTTTGTTTTGATAAATGATCCGAGTTCTTGAGTTTTAGCAGACTTCAGGGGTTCAAGACTTCTCAACTATACCTTTCGATATCCttttgataatatttgaaaggtatgttatgatcggtaacatacgaggtaaaattatcatttttattttaaattgaaaattttatggtTCGATAAATTACTtgtgatttgatgatgattgttgtctTGAGATGATATTATGATAtcgagatgatgatattgatttgcatcAATACATCACATATTTAGCCActtgtcgattcagatttgatatggcggaggtcaccttgatttattgatttgttggacgtatggggctatagttgagttgaCATAGTGTATGtggaggtcgctgctatggcaTGAATactctctataggcgcaccatagtccTGGGATTGTTAAACACTGCACCACCCcgagcggatgagtcggtggatATTGCTAGGGGATTCTCTTCCCTTGGGTACCTTATGACCAtatgattcacttgatcttgagatttattgatagccaacagcttctgatcatgcattgcattatattgaATCTTCATGAATTTCATATGAACTATTTGtcattttaattttcatatgttattgattgtatcatattgggtttatactcacgggcacgtcggctacctcttgttttcatatgcttgacggtaggtgacGCAAGGCTTGGGATGCCATAGTCCAGCTCCAAGCGAGGAGATACaagttagagtgggattctcgggtaTTAGGAGCTATTTAATGATGTTTGGATTATTTTGGCTCACTAGTTACTTTGGCATGTTAAAActtatatttcaaacatttaagaaatttaaattattttaacgaTGTTTATGTCGGTTTGTGAAccacagattatgtgttttattaaattgtttggTTGGTTACATttataattattagtattaatgtCGAACCCGGGGCCCCATAGACCTACTCTGGGTATTTATAGGCCCAATGATATATTGGCGGAAATTTATTTTGCCATATTTGACGTGACACAAAATCGTCGTGACAAATATGTTTACCTATTCCAGTGAAACGAGTAAACAATTCAATgacaatgttttttttttcgtattgtttattataaaaatcattaccacgtaaaaacaaacaaacaaccACGCAAAGAAAATTGAAACCAATAATAATATAAGAATTGACATAGGCGATttgtttgaaaaatatattttattgcgATAAATAACTATAAAATTCAGtttgtaaattaaaattaactaaacaatagatataataaaaatataatttattgagATTATATTCATCTCTTTGCAAGTTTTTTCTTCGGGTTTCACAACATCGATATGGATCTAACGTATGCAATGTCATATGAATAATTATATTGGAAAAAATatcgaaattttcaaaaattgttagATAGTcactaaaattgaaatttatcaatataaactatcaaattaaaataacaaaatataaatatattgaaccaatattgttaaaaaaactagatttgttttaaataatatatataatttttcattcAAGAAAATAGAGATTGTTAGGATCGAAAATAAATTTAGAGGTAGTGAATAAATTTATCTCAAAATATATCGGTTGGGTTAGCAACACTGAAATTTTGTTTCTACTAGTTGTGTTCTCAGTAAGTCAATCATTGTGAACTGTGCGGAAATAGACACAATAAAATTGGTTGAACAAATGGAATACCAAGAAAATATGTTGAGATTTCATGAAGAGTAGTAAGGTAGATagattgaaaaataaataagcACAATCTTTTTTaaggatgttcggagattttaaGACTCGTATGTAATCCTTTCTTCCCTACGGAAGATTTTCAATAAAAGACTTTAATAATTACAAGTAATTTGAAACGACCAACTTCAGTAGAACTTAACATTGTCTAACTGAAAATCTTAGTAAAACTTCAATCTAAATAGTTTGAGCAGTAAAACATTTTACTCCCAATTACACAGATTTCATAGAGAATTTCTAAGCACAAATTTATTCTCAAAATGATCAGATGATGACTTATCAACTTGTACTAACTATTTCAGTTTGGCTCGTATACAACTTTTTTTTATAGGAGATAAGTTAACAAAAAATTTCAGAGATAGAAAGTGATTGTCTCACTTTTTGAGCTTGTTCAACTTAACTATTTTATAGCTTTAATATGTAATGGTAATCTTTTCTAAATATATACGTTTCCAAATGAAGATGTTGTTATTGCCAtgtcatttttcttttagacATGTTCTGGGAAATTATGTTAAGGTTAAAAACTGTTAGTACAGAAAGATTTATCGACTATTTCAGCTATGCTCTGATTCTTAATAACTGATAATACagatttttgcacgtaatatttGATTTGGACTTACTGGTCAACTTAATAGATTTTCAATTGggcttcatcagttgaacttaAATCGATTTGGCAATCAACATCCTtcttattttttattcttttggcTTTGAAATTAGTTAGGCTTATTAGGAGACTTCTTCTTATGGCAATTCAATTTACCTTCTTGAATTTAGCTCGATTAGGTTCTGCAATTATCTATTGGATCAACAACCTTGTTCAATCACCAAAACtaaaaatgttccaacaatttccctttTTTTAGTGTTTTACAAAATTATTCCCTGAATTCATTTATTATCAACAATATATACAACTAAACTATATGACTGACTATATGGACATTGTTCTTCAAGTATCATCTTCTAAACTGAGCAGAGTATTTGTCAGTAGGTTTCTTATGTACATCAGTAGATTTAGGTTAACTGAAACTAGTTGACTTCTTCTCTTCCCTTTTTTTGCCACACCAGAGTGCAGATTTAGATAGGCAAGAACGGAAGCTAACTGAGAACCCACATGGGCAATCTTGTCATTGATGTTCTCTTGTACTTCCTCTATCTTTGTGCAAATTTGAAAGTTATTTGCTTTAATTTTCCCACCAAGATGAGTAGCAGTGGCTGTCTGGGTCTTTTTGATCTGCTCCAATCGATTAGATGGTCGATCATGCCTCTAGATGACACCTCTttgagcatttttctttgaaagaTTCTAAGGCTTCTTAGGTATTCAGATTGCTTATTTTCCGAACCGTTATAAAATAAAAGATGGCAATGAGACTTGAGCTGATCTGATCCAGAGTTGTTTCATCAGTTAAGTCCAAGTCACGAGATAATGACTCTATTCTGGGGAGTTATTTGGATATGGCAAGCGCTAGTACATGAGTTTGACTGCTAAATGGTCCTACTTGTTCAATGATTAATACTCCCGAGTCAGTCTTGCTTATAGGTATCTCAACATTTTCCTCTTCAGTCTGACTGATTTgttattcagattctcgatcctCTTGCTCAGTCATAGCTATCTCAACTATTTCTTGTATAGCTTCTCGAACAAAAGTAGCTTCATCTGATTTGATCATAAGCACATCCTCAGAAGGGATGACTGCTGCTTTAGACTGCACTACATCAGTTTTATTGGTCAAAGCAGATGTGAAGAGTAGTTCGCTCAATAAAAGTTCATCTGCATCATCATCTTGTTGTTGTTGTGCAATAGATTGCACAACTTCCTCCACATTGTCTAGAGTAATTTACCTCAAAAGGAGAGAAGTGACAGAATCTGACTGAGTGGGCAGTTTGGCTTCTTTATAGTCATTATCAATCTACTTCTACGAGACAAACCGAAATAAGGGTCTAGTCACTATCTGCTCCTTGGAATTCATTGGCTCAAATAGTTTGTGATCATTTTCCcagtattttattttcatttgtaGGGAGACCGGATCCATATCTAGTTCATTAATCAATACTATGTCATCAAAAGTGGTTGGGCATGAAGGATCATAATTTGATATTTGTTCAGTAAAACCTATTTCCACCTTTTGAATCTTGCGAAGATCAAGAAGAAAATCTCGTCTTTGAAGAGCTTCAGCTATGACCACAGCCCTGACTTGATGTAGAACAACCTTTTCTATTGTTATGTACTTTTTACGCACCTCATTTTTCTTCAGTTTTGATGCAAAGATGATCGTTCTGAATTATACCCATTCTCAAAGAATGATATTTAATGCATcaaattcaaaaacttcaacCATCAGAAAGTCAGTTTGAGTCTGGATGACTGATATTGGTTTTGAAACTTGAGCTTCAGCCACCTTAGCTTTTTCTTTCCCCGTGGCTGTGGAGTAGGTAGAAACAAGTCCTGATCTGGTGGATTGAATGGAATCTCGGATGATTAGCACATTTGTTGGTCTTGGAGGAGGGAGATTTGTTGGCACGCTGATTTTTTTGAAGAAGCTGCAACCGCTATCAGTTTCAATTTTTTGCTGGCTGGCCAGCATCATTGTTTTTAGTATCATTGACCATTTGTATATGAGATTTAGGTACAACCTTGATTGGAGTAGGCACTGGTCTAGTTTTTGCTGTTCTAGCCTTTTCGGAAGAGAAAAAGGAGTTGGTCCCCGGAGTCACTAGATTGCAAAATCAATTTCCCCTTTGGCTTAGGTTCATTTCCCTTGCTGCACTTCTTTCAATTGGTTTCTTTTCAGCAGTCAGTTCTTCTCCGATTTCTTTTTTGAAGACCATCATTCCAGTAGTATAGATATTCAGCGCTTGTCCTTTTGGCTCGAGAGAGATAATATTTGGTGCAGTGAGAACAATGAACTTGTGCAAAGTCATAGACTCTCTCAGCAAGGCTTCTGCATATTCAAACAATCTTCTCAAGGGAATGGCTAACCagactgattttttttttcattctgAATCATTGCCTTTAGAATCTGAAACAGAATAACCGAACATTTAACCTTGATTCTTGTGGCCATTGCTTTCATTACCAGAAATATTTTGCAGTAGCATAGGCATCAAAAGATCCTGTCTTTTCCAGAATTGGCTTGGCCACAACATCCGTCAAAAGTTGATATTCCAACTTCATTTCTCTCTTCCATCCGAAATTCTTGATAATATCATCAAATGGAGAAAAATTCAGCTTCATCTCATCAACTTCTTACTAAGGTACTATAGAGAATTCAATTAGCCCTTCAATGGGCAATGGAATCTTTGCAGAGAAATAATTTTAATTGATAATCAAACTGTTTTCACCAAAAGGCATCAGAACCTTCCCATCATCAATGACTTCTCCTCTTGCGTAGAAATTATTCAGCTCGTTCACATAGATGTCCAAAGATGGACTGAGAAATGTCCTGATTCCAGATGACTAAACAGCTTTGAAGAGTTGAGAGACAACAGTATATTCCTTAGAATAAAATGATTCAAAATCGACTGCAAGAGCGTTCATTATATATGAAGGAGTTGCTGGAGTGGCCAACTCTGAAATAATTTCTTAGGAATAGAAATTAGATGATTTTTTGAGGTGAGAGCAAGAAGTTTTAAAGCAGATATACTTTGAATGAGAATATGAAAATTTAAACCGAAAGATTTAGGgtttgaattatttaaaatgagcAACTTTTGATCTGATAATAGTTGGCACACGTCTCACGCTGTCTTTGAGatgtcaaatttttttaaaaaatgcagAAAACTCATTGTCATGGAGAGTACATAACTGGATTGTATGTGATGGCTATTGCACTTGTATTATCGCAATAAATTGGTGACTCCTTGGCATCAAATCCATAGTCTTTTAGGTGTTGCTGAATCCACTGAAGTTGGGTACAACAGCTCCCAGCATATAGGTATTTAGCTTCTGCAGTCTAAGTGACAattgatgtttgcttcttactgaaccaagaaatcatCTGGTTttcaagaaactgacatgatccgtTTGTACTCTTCCTATAAAGCTTACACCCTGCATATTCTGCATCATAATATCTAATTAGGTTGAGCGATGAGTCTTTAGCAGAACATAAACCAACATTGGAGttcctttaagatatttaataatttttttgcagCTGAATAATGAGATCGTTTTGGATCAAACTGAAAACGTGGACACATACAAaatgcaaacataatatcaggtcgACGGGAAGTTAGGTACAATATACTGAATCTATTAAACCTCGATAGAGTGTTAGCTCGACTGATATTCCtcattcatctttatcaagcttaactgatgagctcatgagGGTTGCTTTTGTTGAGCAAGA is part of the Primulina eburnea isolate SZY01 chromosome 1, ASM2296580v1, whole genome shotgun sequence genome and encodes:
- the LOC140805568 gene encoding secreted RxLR effector protein 161-like, which produces MKNILYASATGRLMYGQVCTRPDIAFVVGMLRRYQSNIVLDHWKAAKKVMTYLQVTKDYMLIFRRTENLEVIGYSDSDYAGCIDSRKSTSGYIFILAGGVVS